A single genomic interval of Cucumis sativus cultivar 9930 chromosome 7, Cucumber_9930_V3, whole genome shotgun sequence harbors:
- the LOC101218673 gene encoding scopoletin glucosyltransferase, with translation MGNQLHIFLFPFLAHGHMIPMVDMAKLFSSRGIKVTIVTTPINSISIAKSLHDSNPLINLLILKFPSAEVGLPDGCENLDFLISPSMIPKFISAVSLLQTPLEEAITEHRPHCIVADMFFPWANDASVKLGIPRLNFHGTSFFSTCALEFMRIYEPYNNVSSETEPFLIPHLPGNITITKMKLHELVRENVKNDLTEYMKRAYDSDSKCYGVVMNSFYELEAEYADCYKNVLGRKAWTIGPLSLCTQESEEEAQRGNKSAIEEHECLKWLDSKKPNSVVYVCFGTLTKFNSNQLKEIANGLEACGKNFIWVVRKIKEKDEDEEDKDWLPEGYEQRMEGKGLIIRGWAPQVMILDHPAVGGFITHCGWNSTLEGVAAGVPMVTWPVAAEQFYNEKLVTEVLKIGVGVGVQKWVRIVGDFINSEAVEKAIGRVMEGEEAEEIRKRAKEFAEKARKAVAENGSSYCDLDALIKELESLAF, from the coding sequence ATGGGGAATCAGCTCCACATATTCTTGTTCCCTTTCTTGGCGCACGGGCATATGATTCCCATGGTCGACATGGCTAAATTGTTCTCTTCTCGTGGCATCAAGGTCACCATCGTCACAACACCTATCAATTCCATCTCTATTGCCAAATCCCTTCACGATTCTAATCCACTCATCAACCTTCTCATACTCAAATTCCCTTCTGCTGAAGTCGGCCTCCCAGATGGCTGTGAAAATCTTGACTTCCTTATTAGTCCTTCCATGATTCCCAAATTCATCTCTGCTGTGTCTTTGCTCCAAACCCCACTTGAGGAGGCTATTACGGAACATCGCCCCCATTGTATTGTAGCCGATATGTTTTTTCCTTGGGCCAACGATGCTTCTGTCAAATTGGGGATTCCCAGGCTTAATTTTCACGGTACTAGTTTTTTCTCCACCTGTGCCTTGGAGTTCATGCGGATTTACGAGCCTTACAACAATGTTTCCTCGGAAACAGAGCCTTTTCTCATTCCTCATCTCCCTGGGAATATTACTATCACAAAGATGAAACTTCATGAGCTTGTGCGGGAGAATGTCAAGAATGATTTAACCGAGTATATGAAGAGGGCTTATGACTCAGACTCCAAATGTTATGGGGTTGTTATGAACAGTTTTTACGAGCTGGAAGCAGAGTATGCAGATTGCTACAAAAATGTGTTGGGAAGAAAAGCATGGACCATTGGCCCACTTTCGTTATGTACTCAAGAATCGGAAGAAGAAGCTCAGAGAGGAAACAAATCCGCCATTGAGGAACATGAGTGCTTGAAATGGCTCGACTCCAAAAAACCCAACTCGGTAGTGTATGTGTGTTTTGGAactttaacaaaattcaactCTAATCAGCTGAAGGAGATTGCAAATGGGCTGGAAGCTTGtggaaaaaatttcatatggGTTGtgaggaaaataaaagagaaagacgaagacgaagaagataaGGATTGGTTACCAGAAGGGTACGAACAGAGGATGGAAGGAAAAGGACTAATTATAAGAGGATGGGCGCCACAAGTTATGATATTGGATCATCCAGCAGTGGGTGGATTTATAACACACTGTGGATGGAACTCGACGTTGGAAGGAGTGGCTGCCGGAGTTCCGATGGTGACATGGCCGGTGGCGGCAGAGCAATTTTACAACGAGAAACTGGTGACGGAGGTATTGAAAATTGGAGTTGGTGTTGGGGTACAAAAATGGGTGAGAATCGTTGGGGATTTCATTAACAGTGAAGCTGTGGAAAAGGCAATAGGAAGAGTTATGGAGGGAGAAGAAGCAGAGGAGATAAGAAAGAGGGCTAAAGAATTTGCAGAAAAGGCAAGGAAAGCTGTTGCAGAGAATGGATCATCCTACTGCGATTTGGATGCTTTGATTAAGGAGTTGGAATCGTTGGCCTTTTGA
- the LOC105436104 gene encoding scopoletin glucosyltransferase: METQLHMFLFPIMAPGHMIPMVDMAKLLSSRGVKITIVTTPLNSISISNSIHNNSKSISPPPKIHLLILKFPSAEVGLPDGCENLDSVTGNAMIPKFISVCNLLQTPFEEAVMEHRPHCILADIFFPWANDVAAKFGIPRLTFHGTGFFSTCASEFIRIHEPYKHVSSETEPFLIPCLPGEITFTKMKLPEFMWENYKNDLSEFMKRAFEASSKCYGLIMNSFYELEAEYADCYRNVFGRKVWHIGPLSLCNKDIEEKAQRGNKSAIDEHECLKWLDSQKPNSVVYVSFGSMAKFNADQLKEIAIGLEASRKNFIWVVRKVKGDEEKGEDKDWLPEGYEQRMEGKGMIIRGWAPQVLILDHPGVGGFVTHCGWNSTLEGVAAGVPMVTWPVAAEQFYNEKLLTEVLKIGVGVGVQKWVRTVGDFIKSEAVEKAIRRVMEGKEAEEMRNKAKELGEMAKKAITENGSSYSDLEALIKEMKSFAS; encoded by the coding sequence ATGGAGACTCAACTTCACATGTTCTTGTTCCCTATCATGGCTCCCGGCCACATGATTCCCATGGTCGACATGGCTAAATTGCTTTCTTCTCGTGGTGTCAAGATCACCATCGTCACAACCCCTCTCAATTCCATCTCCATCTCTAATTCAATCCACAATAACTCCAAATCCATCTCTCCACCTCCCAAAATTCATCTTCTCATCCTCAAATTCCCTTCTGCTGAAGTTGGCTTACCAGATGGCTGTGAAAATCTCGACTCCGTTACCGGCAATGCTATGATCCCCAAATTCATCTCCGTTTGCAATTTGCTCCAAACCCCATTTGAGGAAGCTGTTATGGAACATCGCCCCCATTGTATTCTAGCTGATATTTTCTTCCCTTGGGCCAACGATGTTGCTGCCAAATTTGGGATCCCCAGACTCACTTTCCATGGCACTGGCTTTTTCTCCACCTGTGCTTCGGAGTTCATAAGGATTCACGAGCCTTACAAACATGTTTCATCGGAAACAGAGCCTTTTCTCATTCCTTGTCTACCCGGAGAGATTACTTTCACAAAGATGAAACTTCCTGAATTCATGTGGgagaattacaaaaatgatCTCAGCGAATTTATGAAGAGAGCTTTTGAAGCAAGCTCTAAGTGTTATGGGCTGATTATGAATAGTTTCTACGAGTTGGAGGCGGAGTATGCAGATTGCTATAGAAATGTTTTTGGAAGAAAGGTGTGGCATATTGGCCCACTTTCTTTATGTAATAAGGACATTGAAGAAAAAGCTCAGAGAGGAAACAAATCCGCCATTGACGAACACGAGTGCTTGAAATGGCTCGACTCCCAGAAACCCAATTCAGTAGTGTATGTGTCTTTTGGAAGTATGGCGAAATTCAACGCTGATCAGTTGAAGGAGATTGCAATTGGGCTTGAAgcttcaagaaaaaattttaTATGGGTCGTGAGAAAAGTGAAAGGGgatgaagaaaaaggagaggATAAGGATTGGTTACCAGAAGGGTACGAACAAAGAATGGAAGGAAAAGGGATGATTATAAGAGGATGGGCACCGCAAGTTTTGATATTGGATCATCCAGGGGTGGGTGGTTTTGTGACACACTGTGGCTGGAATTCCACGTTGGAAGGAGTAGCTGCCGGAGTTCCGATGGTGACGTGGCCGGTGGCAGCAGAGCAATTTTACAACGAGAAACTATTGACAGAGGTGTTGAAAATTGGAGTTGGTGTTGGGGTACAGAAATGGGTGAGAACTGTGGGGGATTTCATTAAAAGTGAAGCTGTGGAGAAGGCAATAAGGAGAGTTATGGAAGGAAAAGAAGCAGAGGAGATGAGAAACAAAGCTAAAGAATTGGGTGAGATGGCGAAAAAGGCTATCACAGAAAATGGATCGTCTTACTCTGATTTGGAAGCTTTGATTAAGGAAATGAAATCTTTTGCATCTTGA
- the LOC101218912 gene encoding scopoletin glucosyltransferase — protein sequence MSTHDSVLHIFLFPFLAQGHMIPIVDMAKLLSSRGIKITIVTTPLNSISISNSIKSSKSLYASNIHLLILKFPSAEVGLPDGCENLDFVISPAMIPKFISALNLLQTPFEEAVMEHRPHCIIADMFFPWANDVAAKVGIPRLNFHGSCFFSFCASEFVRIHQPYNHVSSETEPFLIPCLPRDITFTKMKLPEFVRENVKNYLSEFMEKALEAESTCYGVVMNSFYELEAEYADCYRNVFGRKAWHIGPLSLCNKETEEKAWRGNESSINEHECLKWLDSKKSNSVVYVCFGSIANFSFDQLKEIASGLEACGKNFIWVVRKVKGEEEKGEDEEWLPKGFEKRVEGKGMIIRGWAPQVLILEHPAVGGFVTHCGWNSTLEGVVAGVPMVTWPVSGEQFYNEKLVTEVLRIGVGVGVQKWVRIVGDFMKREAVEKAINRVMEGEEAEEMRNRAKEFAQMARNAIAENGSSYSDLDALIKELKWLSF from the coding sequence ATGAGTACCCATGACAGTGTGCTTCACATTTTCTTGTTCCCTTTCTTGGCTCAAGGCCATATGATCCCCATCGTCGACATGGCCAAATTATTGTCTTCTCGTGGTATCAAGATCACCATCGTCACCACCCCTCTCAATTCTATCTCCATCTCTAATTCAATCAAAAGCTCCAAATCCTTATATGCTTCCAATATTCATCTTCTCATCCTCAAATTCCCTTCTGCTGAAGTTGGCTTACCAGATGGGTGTGAAAATCTTGATTTCGTTATAAGTCCTGCCATGATCCCCAAATTCATCTCTGCTTTGAATTTGCTTCAAACCCCATTTGAGGAGGCTGTTATGGAACACCGCCCCCATTGTATTATAGCCGATATGTTCTTCCCTTGGGCTAATGATGTTGCTGCTAAAGTTGGAATCCCAAGGCTCAATTTCCATGGCTCTTGCTTTTTCTCCTTCTGTGCTTCGGAGTTTGTCAGGATTCACCAGCCTTACAACCACGTTTCGTCCGAAACGGAGCCTTTTCTCATTCCCTGTCTACCCAGAGACATTACTTTCACGAAAATGAAACTTCCTGAATTCGTGCGGGAGaatgtaaaaaattatttaagtgaATTTATGGAGAAGGCACTAGAGGCAGAGTCGACGTGTTATGGGGTTGTTATGAATAGTTTTTACGAGTTGGAAGCAGAGTATGCAGATTGCTATAGAAATGTCTTTGGAAGAAAGGCTTGGCATATTGGCCCACTTTCTTTATGCAATAAGGAAACCGAAGAAAAAGCTTGGAGAGGAAATGAATCCAGCATTAACGAACACGAGTGCTTAAAATGGCTTGATTCGAAGAAATCCAACTCAGTTGTGTACGTGTGCTTCGGAAGTATAGCGAACTTCAGTTTCGATCAGTTGAAGGAGATTGCAAGTGGGCTTGAAGCTTGTGGAAAAAACTTCATATGGGTGGTGAGAAAAGtgaaaggagaagaagaaaaaggggagGATGAGGAATGGTTACCAAAAGGGTTCGAAAAGAGGGTGGAGGGAAAGGGGATGATTATAAGAGGATGGGCACCGCAGGTTTTGATACTGGAACATCCGGCGGTGGGTGGATTTGTGACACACTGTGGCTGGAATTCCACACTGGAAGGAGTGGTTGCCGGAGTTCCTATGGTGACGTGGCCAGTATCGGGGGAGCAATTTTACAATGAAAAACTAGTGACGGAGGTGTTGAGAATTGGAGTTGGTGTTGGGGTTCAGAAATGGGTGAGAATTGTGGGGGATTTCATGAAAAGGGAAGCTGTGGAGAAGGCAATAAATAGAGTTATGGAGGGAGAAGAAGCAGAGGAGATGAGAAACAGAGCTAAAGAATTTGCTCAAATGGCAAGGAATGCTATTGCAGAAAATGGATCATCTTACTCTGATTTGGATGCTTTgattaaagaattgaaatggttgtcattttga
- the LOC101203218 gene encoding CBS domain-containing protein CBSX2, chloroplastic — MASISTPYVPSVFPNSRLPTTQLRHAGYRSPVVALAFSGHRVSSSIPFRNGSYAVGDFMTKKGNLQVLKPSTSVEEALEVLVEKSLSGFPVVDDDWKLVGVVSDYDLLALDSISGVGGGDIINIFPDVNCSWESFKLIQKLLSKKNGEVVGDLMTPAPLVVSETMNFENAARLLLETKFHRLPVVDCEGKLVGIITREDIVRVGLEMKRTQEDTF, encoded by the exons ATGGCCTCAATTTCTACTCCCTACGTTCCCTCTGTTTTTCCCAACTCACGATTGCCGACGACCCAACTCCGGCATGCCGGGTATCGGTCTCCAGTTGTCGCGTTGGCATTTTCCGGTCACCGTGTGTCCAGTTCTATTCCG tTTAGGAATGGATCGTATGCGGTTGGAGATTTCATGACAAAGAAGGGGAATTTGCAGGTTCTTAAGCCTTCCACGAGTGTTGAGGAag CCTTGGAAGTTCTGGTGGAGAAGAGTCTATCTGGGTTTCCTGTAGTTGATGACGATTGGAAACTG GTTGGCGTTGTCTCAGATTATGATTTGTTAGCATTGGACTCAATTTCAG gTGTGGGTGGTGGTGACATCATTAATATATTTCCAGATGTTAACTGTAGCTGGGAA AGCTTCAAGTTGATACAGAAATTGTTGAGCAAAAAGAATGGAGAAGTTGTAGGAGATTTAATGACACCTGCTCCATTGGTTGTTAGTGAAACCATGAACTTTGAAAATGCTGCCAG ACTATTGCTTGAAACAAAGTTCCATCGTTTACCCGTGGTAGATTGTGAAGGAAAGTTG GTGGGAATCATTACAAGAGAAGACATAGTCAGAGTTGGCTTAGAGATGAAACGCACACAAGAAGATACATTTTGA
- the LOC101223017 gene encoding polyadenylate-binding protein 2 (The RefSeq protein has 1 substitution compared to this genomic sequence), with protein sequence MAQVPPQPQVPNSGADPAANGGANQHVTTSLYVGDLDVNVTDSQLYDLFNQVGQVVSVRVCRDLTSRRSLGYGYVNYSNPVDASRALDVLNFTPLNGNPIRVMYSHRDPSVRKSGSGNIFIKNLDKAIDHKALHDTFSAFGSILSCKVATDSSGQSKGFGFVQFDTEEAALKAIEKLNGMLLNDKQVFVGPFLRKQERESVSEKTKFNNVFVKNLAETTSEEDLKNMFGEFGPITSVVVMRDGEGKSKCFGFVNFENADDAARSVEALNGKKVDGKEWYVGKAQKKSEREVELKSRFEQSVKEAADKYQGANLYVKNLDDSIDDDKLKELFTGFGTITSCKVMRDPNGISRGSGFVAFSSPEEAARALAEMNGRMIVSKPLYVALAQRKEDRIARLQAQFSQMQPMAMASSVAPRGMPMYPPGGPGIGQQIFYGQAPPTIISSQPGFGYQQQLMPGMRPGGGPMPNFFVPMVQQGQQGQRSGGRRAGAIQQTQQPVPLMQQQMLPRGRVYRYPPGRGLPDLPMPGVAGGMFSVPYEMGGMPPRDAVHPQPVPVGALASALANATPDQQRTMLGENLYPLVEQLEPDNAAKVTGMLLEMDQTEVLHLLESPEALKAKVAEAMEVLRSVAQQSGNAADQLASLSLTDNLDS encoded by the exons ATGGCTCAGGTTCCACCTCAACCTCAAGTTCCTAACTCCGGCGCCGATCCGGCTGCCAATGGAGGGGCAAATCAGCATGTCACCACCTCCCTCTATGTTGGAGATCTTGACGTTAACGTCACCGATTCCCAGCTTTATGATCTTTTCAATCAGGTGGGGCAGGTGGTTTCTGTTAGGGTTTGCAGGGATTTAACCAGTCGTCGATCGCTTGGTTATGGCTATGTCAATTACAGCAACCCAGTGGATG CTTCAAGGGCATTAGATGTGCTAAACTTCACCCCTTTGAATGGAAATCCTATTAGAGTCATGTATTCTCATCGTGACCCTAGCGTGCGGAAAAGTGGGTCTGGAAACATATTTATCAAG AACTTGGACAAGGCAATTGATCACAAAGCGTTGCATGATACTTTCTCTGCATTTGGAAGCATTCTATCATGCAAGGTTGCTACCGATTCATCTGGCCAGTCTAAGGGCTTTGGTTTTGTGCAATTTGACACCGAGGAAGCTGCCTTAAAAGCTATAGAAAAGTTGAATGGTATGCTGCTAAATGACAAGCAGGTGTTTGTGGGACCTTTCCTTCGCAAGCAAGAAAGAGAAAGTGTCagtgagaaaacaaaattcaataacGTTTTTGTCAAGAATCTCGCAGAAACTACCTCTGAAGAAGATTTGAAGAATATGTTTGGGGAGTTCGGACCAATCACCAGTGTTGTGGTGATGAGGGATGGGGAAGGAAAATCAAAATGCTTTGGCTTTGTAAATTTTGAGAATGCGGATGATGCTGCTAGATCTGTTGAAGCACTTAATGGAAAGAAGGTTGATGGGAAAGAGTGGTACGTTGGGAAAGCCCAGAAGAAATCTGAAAGAGAAGTTGAACTGAAAAGTCGATTTGAACAGAGTGTAAAAGAAGCCGCTGACAAGTATCAAGGAGCAAACTTATATGTTAAGAATTTAGATGATAGCATCGATGATGACAAACTGAAGGAGTTATTCACTGGTTTTGGAACCATTACCTCATGCAAG GTTATGCGTGACCCCAATGGAATCAGTAGAGGATCTGGCTTTGTTGCATTCTCTTCTCCTGAAGAGGCTGCAAGAGCT CTTGCTGAGATGAATGGAAGAATGATTGTGAGCAAACCTCTTTATGTTGCACTTGCACAGAGGAAGGAAGATAGAAGAGCTAGGTTGCAA GCACAGTTTTCCCAAATGCAGCCAATGGCAATGGCATCTTCAGTTGCTCCTCGTGGCATGCCTATGTATCCTCCAGGTGGTCCAGGTATCGGACAACAAATATTCTATGGACAAGCTCCACCGACTATTATTTCCTCACAG CCTGGCTTTGGTTATCAGCAGCAACTCATGCCTGGAATGAGGCCTGGTGGAGGTCCCATGCCAAATTTCTTTGTGCCAATGGTTCAGCAGGGTCAGCAAGGGCAAAGATCGGGTGGCAGACGTGCTGGTGCCATTCAGCAAACCCAGCAGCCTGTACCTTTGATGCAGCAGCAG ATGCTACCTAGAGGACGCGTCTACCGTTATCCTCCTGGACGTGGACTGCCTGATCTTCCCATGCCTGGTGTTGCTGGAGGAATGTTCTCTGTTCCATATGAGATGGGTGGAATGCCACCACGTGATGCTGTTCACCCTCAACCAGTTCCTGTGGGTGCTTTGGCTTCTGCTCTTGCAAATGCTACTCCAGACCAGCAGAGAACG ATGCTGGGGGAGAACCTTTATCCACTTGTTGAACAGCTAGAGCCTGATAATGCCGCCAAGGTAACAGGAATGCTATTGGAAATGGACCAAACTGAGGTTCTACATTTGCTTGAGTCGCCCGAAGCTCTGAAAGCTAAGGTGGCGGAAGCAATGGAGGTTTTAAGAAGTGTCGCTCAGCAGTCTGGCAATGCAGCTGATCAATTGGCTTCACTATCCTTGACTGACAATCTTGATTCCTAA